One window from the genome of Magnolia sinica isolate HGM2019 chromosome 4, MsV1, whole genome shotgun sequence encodes:
- the LOC131242878 gene encoding uncharacterized protein LOC131242878, giving the protein MPSSEKHLQSLVSAARPFLRGELSSVDPNLPTLVSVLRSVGAGECWHKHGSFLDHLVDIYRILKLWGAPNPVALCGLFHSAYSNSYVNLAIFDPSTGRDVVRDHVGAAAERLIHLFCIVPRQPLIHDDLLFHYSDRDLVEHLALSEASLCKAKEHGVFSPDEGWRVKLCSVLPAEGISVKHIKTGEDVHVSRRVVAIFLLMTMADFSDQLFGFQDRLFENSNGRLEFSGNDVGSTLWPGDGKPGLWVNSISRMGALYALIVREEEILMEERKRGGGCLLNGRDEEIELVIPPVFENCSKVLDAGEQIAARDLYWEGVCGGAEKAEGLLLESIEKNPFVGEPHVVLAQAYLIKGRFEEAEREAEMGLRLMLEWASPWDKRMSWEGWVAWCRVLLMKAKERSWPTTAWGVLNLGLVR; this is encoded by the coding sequence ATGCCTTCTTCGGAGAAACACCTCCAATCCCTCGTCTCAGCAGCCCGCCCCTTCCTACGTGGCGAGCTCTCATCCGTCGATCCTAACCTCCCGACCCTCGTCTCCGTCCTCCGATCCGTGGGCGCGGGCGAGTGCTGGCACAAGCACGGCAGCTTCCTCGATCACCTTGTCGACATCTACCGCATCCTCAAGCTCTGGGGCGCACCGAATCCCGTAGCCCTCTGCGGCCTTTTCCACTCTGCTTACTCCAACTCCTATGTAAACCTCGCCATCTTCGACCCGTCCACGGGCCGCGACGTCGTACGCGACCACGTAGGCGCCGCCGCCGAGCGCCTCATCCACCTTTTCTGTATCGTCCCACGCCAGCCCCTCATCCATGACGACCTCCTCTTCCATTACTCTGATCGGGACCTCGTCGAACACCTTGCGCTCTCTGAGGCCTCGCTCTGCAAGGCGAAGGAGCATGGCGTTTTCTCGCCGGACGAAGGCTGGAGGGTGAAATTGTGCTCCGTCCTCCCCGCCGAGGGAATTTCGGTCAAGCACATCAAGACAGGGGAGGACGTCCATGTCTCGAGGCGGGTCGTCGCCATCTTCCTCCTTATGACGATGGCCGACTTCAGTGATCAGCTGTTCGGGTTCCAGGACCGCTTGTTCGAGAATTCGAACGGGCGGCTCGAATTCTCCGGTAACGACGTGGGGTCCACGCTGTGGCCCGGCGATGGGAAGCCAGGGCTGTGGGTGAATTCAATATCGAGGATGGGGGCTCTTTACGCGCTGATCGTGAGGGAGGAGGAGATTCTGATGGAGGAGCGAAAAAGAGGCGGTGGGTGTTTGTTGAATGGTCGGGATGAGGAGATTGAGCTTGTGATTCCGCCTGTTTTTGAGAATTGCAGTAAGGTTTTGGACGCTGGGGAGCAGATAGCTGCAAGGGATTTGTATTGGGAAGGTGTTTGTGGTGGGGCTGAGAAAGCTGAAGGCCTTCTTTTGGAGAGTATTGAGAAGAACCCATTTGTGGGGGAGCCACATGTGGTGCTGGCCCAGGCGTATCTGATCAAAGGGAGGTTTGAGGAGGCTGAAAGAGAGGCTGAGATGGGGTTGAGACTGATGTTGGAGTGGGCCAGCCCTTGGGATAAAAGAATGTCTTGGGAAGGGTGGGTGGCTTGGTGTAGGGTCCTTTTGATGAAGGCTAAGGAGAGGTCATGGCCCACCACTGCTTGGGGGGTCCTCAACCTGGGTCTTGTTAGGTGA